A stretch of the Sphingomonas sp. CL5.1 genome encodes the following:
- a CDS encoding acyl-CoA dehydrogenase family protein — protein sequence MSSAIMAGERIDDLAPCLAAAQAFRASTHAALTERLRSRSIDADQRAAHGFAWIATSVAALEAVLDWVRASHGINPLDAMVARLAFAETIGQLAGGLPMGQNELLRPSDLGIGAAGRMLADACAALLEEDLAPVRAALVEALAQGHWPSETLHDADLDAIRDQFRRFTDAEIIPNAHRWHLANDLIPDATVRAMADLGTFGVCIPEQYGGLGLSKLVMCLVTEELSRGWISAGSLGTRSEIAGELIAMGGTDAQKAHWLPRIASGEVLPTAVFTEPDTGSDLGSLQTRARRDAGEWVIDGAKNWITHAARSDLMTLLARTVPDAQGYAGLSMLLVPKPRGTESGPFPASGMSGSEIEVLGYRGMREYALQFDAMRAPAEALLGGEEGQGFKQLMRTFEGARIQTAARAVGVARRALELGLDYALARKQFGKAIVHFPRVSDKLAASLVDFVAARELSYAAARAKDSGKRCDIEAGMAKLLGARAAWSNADAALQIHGGNGYALEYEISRVLCDARILNIFEGAAEIQAQVIARGLMGGRN from the coding sequence ATGAGCAGCGCGATCATGGCCGGCGAACGGATCGACGATCTCGCGCCTTGTCTCGCGGCGGCGCAGGCGTTCCGCGCATCGACGCATGCGGCGCTGACGGAGCGGCTGCGTAGCCGGTCGATCGATGCCGATCAGCGCGCGGCGCACGGCTTCGCCTGGATCGCCACCAGCGTCGCCGCGCTGGAAGCGGTGCTTGATTGGGTGCGCGCCAGCCACGGCATCAACCCGCTCGACGCGATGGTCGCGCGGCTCGCCTTCGCCGAGACGATCGGCCAGCTCGCCGGCGGCCTGCCGATGGGGCAGAACGAGTTGTTGCGCCCGTCCGATCTCGGCATCGGTGCGGCGGGAAGAATGCTGGCCGACGCCTGCGCCGCGCTGCTGGAAGAGGACCTCGCCCCCGTCCGAGCGGCGCTGGTCGAGGCACTGGCGCAGGGCCATTGGCCGAGCGAGACGCTGCACGACGCCGATCTCGACGCGATCCGCGACCAGTTCCGCCGCTTCACCGACGCGGAGATCATCCCCAACGCGCATCGCTGGCATCTCGCCAACGACCTGATCCCCGATGCCACGGTGCGGGCGATGGCCGATCTCGGCACGTTCGGCGTGTGCATCCCCGAGCAATATGGCGGGCTGGGCCTCAGCAAGCTCGTCATGTGCCTCGTCACCGAGGAGCTGTCGCGCGGCTGGATCAGCGCCGGCTCGCTCGGCACTCGTTCGGAGATCGCGGGCGAATTGATCGCGATGGGCGGCACGGACGCGCAAAAGGCGCATTGGCTGCCGAGGATCGCCAGCGGCGAGGTGCTGCCCACCGCCGTGTTCACCGAGCCTGACACCGGTTCCGACCTCGGCTCGCTTCAGACCCGCGCGAGGCGGGATGCCGGCGAATGGGTGATCGACGGCGCCAAGAACTGGATCACCCATGCCGCGCGCTCGGACCTGATGACGCTCCTCGCGCGCACCGTGCCCGATGCGCAGGGTTACGCCGGCCTGTCGATGCTGCTGGTGCCCAAGCCGCGCGGGACGGAGAGCGGCCCCTTCCCCGCCTCCGGCATGAGCGGCAGCGAGATAGAGGTGCTCGGCTATCGCGGGATGCGCGAATATGCCCTTCAGTTCGATGCGATGCGCGCGCCGGCCGAAGCGCTGCTCGGCGGTGAGGAAGGGCAAGGCTTCAAGCAGCTCATGCGCACCTTTGAGGGCGCGCGCATCCAGACGGCCGCGCGCGCGGTGGGCGTCGCACGGCGGGCGCTGGAGCTTGGCCTCGACTATGCGCTTGCGCGCAAGCAGTTCGGCAAGGCGATCGTCCATTTCCCCCGCGTGTCGGACAAGCTCGCCGCCAGCCTCGTCGATTTCGTCGCCGCGCGCGAGCTGAGCTACGCCGCCGCGCGCGCCAAGGATTCGGGCAAGCGCTGCGACATCGAGGCAGGCATGGCCAAGCTGCTCGGGGCGCGCGCCGCGTGGTCGAACGCGGACGCTGCGCTACAAATCCACGGCGGCAACGGCTACGCCCTCGAATATGAGATCAGCCGCGTGCTGTGCGACGCACGCATCCTCAACATCTTCGAGGGTGCCGCAGAGATCCAGGCGCAGGTCATCGCACGCGGCCTCATGGGCGGCCGGAATTGA